GCGGCAGGCAACCCACAGGCTGCCTGGCTAGTGTCAGCGACACTCTGGTTGACGCGTCTGCGCACCCGCCATCTGCACTCAGGAGAGGGGCCTGGAGGTAGGAAGCAGGAAACCCAACGACACAACCGCTTTGAGAGCAGAGCGTTCCAGCGTGTGGGAAGAACCCCCGACTGTCCGAAGGACGCTACAGCAATTGGACTGTGCGAGGATGGGGGTTAGGAAAATGAGTAgcacaagaaaaggaaaggaagatggGTCTGgggtgctgtgggtaaaattgtaacatttccagaatatctcgcctggctttagtacacctgcacatcaataggtgttcagaggtgataagaagtatggctttagtgcttttgcatcattcctcaagggtggagagaagtttatctccatatcagtgggtaattacctgagcaaggagggcttatctgtacccaagAGGTGAGAGgggggccagttttgcttctgctggaacaggaaagagagacggcccaggactgcagtttgtgagcaataaacagattttaaactttacttctccctttgactgatttcagtttttaagaggtattttgccccgggatttacTTTCCCCGGACTTAGAGGTGCTCAACCTGGCTGCCCATCAGACTAGTTAAAAATAAGGATTCTCGGTCACCGCACATGTACGAGTTTCCctttgctgctgtaacaagtcTTTAGTGGCTTAAAGTAACACAAATTATCTTACAATTTTGTAGGTCAGAAGTAAGACAAAGTCTTACTGGGCTGAAAACATGTCAGAAGCCTGCATCCCTTAGGGATCACTGGTTTCTTGCCATTCCAAGCTTGGCACATGGATCCCTTCCTCCATTGTCAAAGACAACCATGCAGGGTTGAATCCTCACATCTCATCAGTGACCTTTTGCCTCTCTCTTCCACTTCCAAAAAATACTGTGATGACATTGGGCCCACCCAGATACTCCAGGTTGTTCTCCCTATTTTAAAGTCAACTGACACAGCCCTTCACTCAGAGGAGGGGACCTGACCAGGAATAATACCATGAGTAGGATTGCTCTCTCCCACTTTTTTTTTGTGATAAGGAAGCAGAAGGCTGTTTGTTATACAGTCCTAAGAAAGCAAAAATTTCAGAATGAAATAGTAGTAGTATTGGGTTGTGGGGAGGTCAGAATTTCTTCCATgtagccaaactgttttctaaaaaaCTTTCCTAGGCCCTAATGTGTCTGTGAATACCATAGCAGTACAGAACTCCTTCTCACCACATGCCAGCCCCTCCTCTGTCCATTGCTAGTGCACTTGCCCATCAGCATGCAGGTATGATGCTCTCCCACATCTGTCCTCACTTCATCCCCACACCTACCAGATATTCGGAGAAGAAATCCAGGACATACTGACCTATAGGCATAATTGAAATTGCATCTACAGCTGGAGAGACAGGAAACCCAACCCAGCTCTTAACTGTTGTCTGCTGTCCTCCCACAGCCCAGCTTCAGTGTCTGCCTCTCTGGCTGGAGTTCCAGTAACAGCCACAAAGCAGAAATGTGTTCCCCCCCTAGAGCCTCAGGCCAGAGGTCCACACTACCTAGTTCCAAGGCTACCTTATTTTCCCAGTTAATTCTAACAAGAAGAAATGCTTATAAAAAATTGATATACTTTATAATTTTAGAAAAGGTACATGGATAGTATGGGACATACAGAGAAAAACAAGAAGGGAAGAATTTAGTTCTGCAGGTCAGATAAGTAAcctattttaaataagtaaatacataataaaacCATGAAAATAGAATGTCAAGAACAGGCAACAAATGGTATTAAGTTTTATAAAGCATAAGGGCATAAGGGAGTATACTAAGACACATTTAAATGTATGATTCCAGGGGCAAACAGGTGATTAATCTTGCATGATTCCTTGCTGATGATGGGTCTACCTGGCAGACCTCTGAATGGCTGAGCAATTGCCCTGTCTGTGCCCCACAGCCCACTTGCAGTGCCAGCTCGGTAGCCAGACAGGCTGTCCAGGCCAAGGGCCTTTCCTGCATTTCCCTTTGTGCCTCCCTTCTGCCCATACCTTCTCATTTCACTTCAAACACAGCTACTAcaacacattttatttcattggaaAAATCTGCATGAAGAACCAAACCTTATTCCCCTGAAGAAAACATTTACCAAAGCTTAAATAAAGATGAAGgtaagagggagggaaagagtcCCTGCCTTATGCTGGCTATCACCACCTCTCTCACTCCAAAGGCAGGTGATGGAAATCACAGGTGTCCCAGTAAAGCCTCTGCCTGGCCCTTCCATAGGGCCTTGAAAGCAGCTGTAACATCTGCTTTCTGGCCCACAGACTGCTGAAGTCCTGAGAGCTGCTGTGGTGGGTACAGACGATGCAGAGGGGACTGCACTGGGGTCTTGGGCTAGTCACACACAGGCAGTAACACCTCAACTAGGaaggaaaatatataatttatcaaaAAATAATTCCAATATATAGAAAAACATCTCAATCTTCTGAGGCCTCTGCTCCTTATTTACATTCACAATGCCACTGAATGAACCCAGGACTTATGGGAGCTGTGAGATGGGGCCTCGTCAGTGGGGCCCTTCAGTTGTAAGTAGGCAGAGAGAAAAGTTAAAGGGGTAGgagagattgtttcatttgctCTTTTTGTGTCAGGACGGAGGGAAGTCACTGCAGGCAGAGAAGTAAGACAGTCCTGGGTCAGTTCCAACTCCGCAGAAAACCTGAGCCAGATCTTTAAAAGCTTGGACCAATGTCCTGTGTCCTTGAAAACCAATGTTGACAAGTGGCTGATCTGAATGCTTTGTTGCCATGGAACCAATGTGGCtaatattctttttcatttttttcccttaaaatccAGGTGGATAAGGTATTGGGTGGGGAAAGTACCAAATAACTGAGGTGACAGGGAAGGGTCACACACAGAGAATATTACACCAGCTTCTTGGCTTCAAAGAAGCTCTTGAGGTGACGCATCTGCCAGATGCCAGTGAGGATGAGTATGATGGTCTGGGCAATGGACCACCACAGGACCCTTTGGTTGGTGCTCTCGCTGGTAAGACGGAAGCGCTCTTCACGATACTGTGTATGACAATGAACCCAGGATTAAACATGCAGGAGAGGCGGTCCTGGCTGTTGGGAGGCCTCTCTCTCCCATGCACCCATTCATCCACAAGCAGCTCTACCTGGACAGAAATCACACTCCTACTGCTCAACGCAGATCCCAAGGTAAAGAGGTAGGCAATGGCCTTGCTAGATAAGGAAATGTCCTCTTCATTTTATTCTATAGAGTTTAAAAACAGCTATCTAGTCTGATAAACTCCATTCCATTCTCTGAACAGCTGATCACCCAAACAGGGACAGCTGCAAGCAGAAGGTGTGGTGTAGTGGCTTTAAAGGTCACCTGCCATGTCTGAGTGCAGCGATGTGCCCTTACCCTCTGGTAATCCTGCTCCTTCTGAATCTGTTCCACCTGATCAAGCAACTGGCGGGCTCGGAGCTGCAGCTCGGTCAGCTTATCCTTGGCAGCAATCTCAGGGTAGTTGTTGGCATGCTCCCCAACCTGGATGTCTAGGTGCACAcgctagaaaaaaacagaattggATCCCCAAAGCTCACAGGTTATGGCGTTTTGAGTACTGGGGCCTCCAGATGTGTGTTCCAGGCAATGTGACCCACTCTTGTCCCTAGCTTAGGGATGGAGAAGCAACATCTGTCTCCCTAATTGTGACTGTGCCACAAAGTCACAATAACTCAAAACTTCGGAGCCAAGTTTGAGCTGTGACCAAAGATAAAACTTACCAGTCTGCCACCTGCGAAGAGAGCCATCCTAGTAGAGTTGGAGTGCAGGCAAATCTGATGGTCGCCAGGGGTGTGGGAGGTGAAGGTGAAGCGGCCCTCGGAGCCGTACTGCCGCGACAGCACCACCTGCAACACAGCAGTCAGGGCAAGCCCGCCTGCGCGCACTAGATCCGGGCGTCCCCGAGGGCCCGAGCGCCGGCCGGCGCGGCCTTACCTTGCCTTCGGGGTCTTTCACCTCCACATGCATGCCCAGGCCGGGGGTCGAGGGCAGGAAGACCTCCCTCTGTTTGTCCCACATCTGCGTGCGGTAGTTCCCTGCGGGCAGACAGAGCGGTCACGACCGCTGCTCCGCCCAGCTATGCGCTGGCGGGGGACACGCTGCGCCCGACCCTCGCCCCGCCTGACCGATGACCATGGTCTCATCCGGGATTTCCTCGATGAAGCAGCGCTTCTCTGTCTCGCCGATATGGAAGTAGAGCCCCCAGGTGCCCGCCGCGCACAGCGCGAACAGCAGCAGGGCCCGATACG
This is a stretch of genomic DNA from Manis pentadactyla isolate mManPen7 chromosome 7, mManPen7.hap1, whole genome shotgun sequence. It encodes these proteins:
- the TMED4 gene encoding transmembrane emp24 domain-containing protein 4, which codes for MAYRALLLFALCAAGTWGLYFHIGETEKRCFIEEIPDETMVIGNYRTQMWDKQREVFLPSTPGLGMHVEVKDPEGKVVLSRQYGSEGRFTFTSHTPGDHQICLHSNSTRMALFAGGRLRVHLDIQVGEHANNYPEIAAKDKLTELQLRARQLLDQVEQIQKEQDYQRYREERFRLTSESTNQRVLWWSIAQTIILILTGIWQMRHLKSFFEAKKLV